One window from the genome of Sardina pilchardus chromosome 12, fSarPil1.1, whole genome shotgun sequence encodes:
- the LOC134097632 gene encoding interleukin-1 receptor type 1-like, whose protein sequence is MSPVLYCWCAVVLFTWVSTAADIPQGDDCKDYGVEFERVFRRSGEGAMLNCSLVDPRVFNVSTHPYNITWYHLRTGQERRARMGDTITQGTMLWLLNITAEDEGEFMCVVRTAESCFKCTSVLMVEAEAEVRPPERGCVHSERSVQFLTALESGFLTCPLWQYTPHVDTYTLRWYRSCEPLQFNRKFLMMDDGVLHVNSVVPDDENNYTCILSFQLGGVQGHMTETIETSVIVKVTYQPEILLPVGEINKVSLGSSLHKLCRVSVPGVGINGVLVTWRATDEYISENTTHRIHQLKQREKAVAEGLMVEADLFFSEVREEDMNVNFTCEVHNYRRNVQASFSLESDSNLLLPLGLVFGALTFMFVQSVLLYWVFKIDIALACRDTMPYLYPSTEGDGKMYDAYVVYPRLIGRPGGPEETFALSTLPKMLEGHYGYRLFILGRDCMPGEALVDAVCSALSLSRRVLLIYGGGRGQSYGDDWGACLEQQLALQRSLLEDEELRVVLIDLGGVADSALPPAVQLLKEEQGALRPTHTHTCTHTHTCCSAAEEWQEEEEDVLAFITPTPRFWKELRYHMPIRGKGRPRTHTHSHIHTHAHMHTAPV, encoded by the exons atgTCTCCTGTGTTGTATTGCTGGTGTGCTGTTGTTCTCTTCACCTGGGTTTCCACAGCAGCTgaca tccctcAGGGTGACGACTGTAAGGACTACGGCGTGGAGTTTGAGCGTGTGTTCAGACGGTCTGGGGAGGGGGCCATGTTGAACTGCTCTCTGGTAGATCCCCGTGTCTTCAATGTGTCCACACACCCCTACAACATAACATGGTACCACCTGCGCACAGGCCAGGAGAGGAGGGCACGTATGGGAGATACCATTACTCAGGGGACAATGCTGTGGCTTCTCAACATCACTGCAGAGGATGAAGGGGAATTCATGTGTGTTGTCAG gactGCTGAGAGCTGCTTTAAATGTACCTCTGTGCTGATGGTGGAGGCAGAGGCGGAGGTGCGGCCTCCTGAGAGGGGGTGTGTCCACAGTGAGAGGAGTGTCCAGTTCCTCACAGCACTCGAGAGCGGCTTCCTCACCTGCCCGCTATGGCAATACACACCTCATGTGGACACATACACTCTCCGGTGGTATAGG agctGTGAGCCGCTGCAGTTTAATAGGAAGTTCCTGATGATGGATGACGGAGTTCTCCATGTCAACAGCGTTGTCCCTGACGATGAAAACAACTACACTTGCATCCTCAGCTTCCAGCTGGGCGGAGTCCAGGGTCACATGACGGAGACCATCGAGACCTCTGTCATTG TGAAAGTCACTTACCAGCCAGAAATCCTCTTGCCAGTTGGAGAGATCAACAAAGTTTccctgg gctCCTCTCTCCATAAGTTGTGCCGTGTGTCCGTGCCTGGAGTGGGTATTAACGGCGTGTTGGTGACCTGGAGAGCAACAGATGAATACATCTCCGAAAATACAACCCACCGCATTCACCAGCTgaaacagag agaGAAAGCTGTTGCAGAGGGCTTGATGGTGGAGGCTGATCTGTTTTTTTCTGaggtgagagaagaggacaTGAATGTGAACTTCACCTGCGAGGTTCATAATTACCGAAGGAATGTACAAGCCAGCTTCAGTCTAGagtcag ATTCCAACCTGCTGCTGCCGTTGGGCCTGGTGTTCGGAGCGTTGACCTTCATGTTTGTTCAGAGTGTGCTGCTGTACTGGGTCTTCAAGATCGACATCGCCCTAGCCTGCAGAGACACAATGCCTTACCTTTACCCTAGCAcag AGGGTGATGGGAAGATGTATGATGCGTACGTGGTGTACCCACGCCTGATTGGCCGGCCTGGCGGTCCTGAGGAGACCTTCGCCCTGAGCACCCTCCCCAAGATGCTGGAGGGTCACTATGGTTACCGCCTCTTTATCCTGGGCAGAGACTGTATGCcaggggaag CCCTAGTGGACGCGGTATGCTCCGCCCTCTCTCTGAGTCGTCGGGTTCTGCTCATATATGGAGGGGGGCGGGGCCAGTCCTATGGGGACGACTGGGGGGCGTGTCTGGAGCAGCAGCTGGCTCTGCAGCGCTCCCTATTGGAGGACGAGGAGCTGCGCGTCGTCCTGATCGACCTGGGCGGCGTGGCTGACTCTGCCCTCCCCCCGGCCGTGCAGCTTCTGAAGGAGGAGCAGGGAGCCCtgcgtcccacacacacacacacctgcacacacacacacacctgctgcagtgCAGCAGAGGagtggcaggaggaggaagaggatgtgcTAGCCTTCATCACACCCACCCCCCGCTTCTGGAAGGAGCTGCGCTACCACATGCCCATCAGAGGGAAGGGCAGGCctagaactcacacacactcacacatacacacgcacgcacacatgcacacagccccAGTCTGA